A region of the Paraconexibacter algicola genome:
GCAGCTCCTCGGTCTTCGTCATCACCGCGAGCCCCGCGACCGCGCCGCCGAGGCCGAGCGACCCGGTGTCCCCCATGAACACCGTGGCGGGGAAGGCGTTGTACCAGAGGAACCCGATGCAGGCCCCGACCACGCAGCCGCACAGCAGCGCCAGGTCCTCCTGGCCGCTGGTGATGAACGTGATGCCCAGGTAGGCGAGCATCACGATCGCGACGCAGCCGGCCGCGAGACCGTCGAGGCCGTCGGTGAGGTTGACCGCGTTGGTCGTGCCCGCCACCACGAGGTAGATGAGCACCGGGTAGAAGACCCCGAGGTCGATCGTGGCGTCCAGCGACCGCAGGCGCAGGGTCGGCGGCAGGTCGGCCAGCTCGACGGCGACGAACCACAGCAGCAGCGAGATGCCGATCGTGACGATGAGCTTCCACCGTCCCCGCAGGCCCAGGGAGCGACGCTGGAAGATCTTCTGGGCGTCGTCCGCGAAGCCGAGCATGGCCGAGAGGATCGCGACGCCGAACACGCCGATCGAGCGCCAGTCGTAGTCGCTGAGGATCAGGAACGGGACGCTGATGGCGGCGAAGATGATGACGCCGCCCATCGTCGGCGTGCCCGCCTTGGCGTGGTGGCCGGCCGGGCCCTCCTCGCGGATGTGCTGGCCGAACTGGCGGCGGCGCATCCCGGCGATGAACCGGGGGCTGAGGAAGACGCAGATGAGCAGCGCGGCGGTACCGCCGATGAGGATCTCGCCCATCAGCGCGCCCCGTCCGCGGGGGGCCGGGCCGCGCGCAGCGCGGCGCTGACGGCCTCCAGTCCGACGCCGCGCGACGCCTTCACGAGCACGGTGTCCCCGTCCTGCACGAGCGTCGGCACGAGCCGCGCGGCCTGCTCGGCGTCCTCGACGGACTGCACGGCGCCCAGGCCGGAGCCGGCGCCCAGGTAGGCGGCCAGCGGTCCGACGGTGACGAGGACGTCGACCCCGACGTCGCGGGCGTGCACGCCGAGCTCGCTGTGGAAGCGGCCGCCGTCGGGGCCGAGCTCGAGCATGTCGCCGAGCACG
Encoded here:
- the mraY gene encoding phospho-N-acetylmuramoyl-pentapeptide-transferase codes for the protein MGEILIGGTAALLICVFLSPRFIAGMRRRQFGQHIREEGPAGHHAKAGTPTMGGVIIFAAISVPFLILSDYDWRSIGVFGVAILSAMLGFADDAQKIFQRRSLGLRGRWKLIVTIGISLLLWFVAVELADLPPTLRLRSLDATIDLGVFYPVLIYLVVAGTTNAVNLTDGLDGLAAGCVAIVMLAYLGITFITSGQEDLALLCGCVVGACIGFLWYNAFPATVFMGDTGSLGLGGAVAGLAVMTKTEELLVLLGGIFVVEALSVIIQVFWFQNFRKRVFLMAPIHHHFEMAGWSETKIILRFWIIASVCAAIGFTIYQQSVA